The sequence CTCAACGTCAACGAGCTTTCCCCCCTGGACGCACTGACCCTGCTCCACCAGTGGAAAGCAATGGCAGGATTGTCATGAAACGTATTCTTTTCCTGTTTCTTGTTCTCATGCTCGCCGCCTGCGGCAAAAAGGAATGGCCGCAGCCCATCGTCAGTGAAGAGATGATCCAGATCAACCACATGGAAGTCCGCATGGAAGAGGGCTGCGTGCTGATCAATGCCAAGCTGGGCGGACGACTCGTCAATCTCGAATATTTCATGGTCGAGATCGAGCAGGACGGCTGTCCCACCTGCCCGTTCACCCCGTCCTTCGTGCGCAAGTACTACCCCTTCAGTTCCGAGGTGTACCGCCAGGAGAACAGCTATATCTTCACCATCTGCGAGCCGTTGCCGGGCCAGACCCTGCGCGTTCGTCTGAAGGCGGACAACACGCACCAGATCATCGCGCCCGCGTTTTCGGAAATCATCACGCTCACCCCTAGCGCCCCTTAATCCCGAAAGGAGAACACATATGCATCATTTCCAATACAAGAACGGTCAACTTCACGCCGAGGACATAGCCGTGGCCGATCTGGTCTACGAATACGGCACACCGCTCTACATCTATTCCGCGACGACCTTGAAGCGCCACTACAAGGCCTTTGACTCCGCTTTCGACGGCATCGACCACCTGACCTGCTACTCGGTCAAGGCCAACTCCAACCTGAGCTTCCTCAAGATTCTGGCCCAGGAAGGAGCCGGTACGGACATCGTCTCCGGCGGCGAGCTTTTCCGGGCGCTCAGAGCCGGGGTGGACCCGAAAAAAATCGTCTATTCGGGAGTGGGCAAGAAGACCGTGGAGATCCAGGAAGCCCTCTTTGCCGACATACTCATGTTCAATGTGGAGTCCGTGCAGGAACTTGAACGCATCAACGACGTGGCCGGCGGCGTGGACAAGGTCGCGCGGGTCAGCCTGCGCATCAACCCCGACGTGGACCCCAAGACCCACCCCTATGTCTCGACCGGCCTCAAGGAGAACAAGTTCGGACTGTCCCGGGCCGACGCCCTGAAAGCCTACGCCCTGGCCCAGAGCCTGCCCAATGTCGAACCCATCGGCATGGATTGTCATATCGGCTCCCAGCTGACCCAGCTTTCTCCCTTTATGGAAGCACTGGAAAAGCTGAAAGAATTTCATGGCCAGCTGGTGCAGATGGGCATCAAGATCAAGTATATGGATCTGGGCGGTGGCCTCGGGATCACCTACAACGAGGAAGCCCCGCCGCATCCCGAGGAACTTGGCAAGGCCCTCATTGAATCCCTGAAGGGGCTGGATGTGACCCTCATCCTTGAGCCCGGACGGGTCATCGCCGGAAACACCGGCATCCTGGTGACCGAAGTGCAGTACACCAAGACCAACGAGGACAAGACGTTCGTCATTGTCGACGCGGCCATGAACGATCTGGTTCGCCCTTCCCTCTATGGCTCCTACCATCGCATCGCTTCGGTGCGTGAAGGAAACGGCGAGGAGATGACCGCCGATGTGGTCGGCCCCATCTGCGAGTCCGGAGATTTTCTGGCCAAGAACCGCACCTTCCCCAAGGTCGCCCAGGGAGACCTGCTGGCCGCCTTCTCGGCCGGGGCCTATGGGTTCGTCATGTCCTCGCAGTACAATTCCAGAGCACGCGCCGCCGAAATCATGGTCGAGGGCGACAAGCACGTGCTCGTGCGCAAGCGCGAGGTCTACAATGATCTGGTGGCTTTGGAAGAGGATGGGCTGGCCTGCATCGGCAGATTGAAGAAATAGGCGTTGCCTAGAGCCTGACTGATGAATCCCCCGGGCGCCCGAAGCGACCGGGGGATTTTTTTAGACCTGCGATTCAGCGGACGAGTACGAACCAGGCTGCGCGACTATTTTTTTTCATGACCGCAGCAGCCTGAAACGGCGGACGGCCAGCTGCAGGACCGAACGCAGCAGCACCGCAAGCATAATGAGGGCTGCCAGGATCGCAAGCAACCCGCCCTCTTCGGCACCGGAATTCTCGAGCCAGCCGTGCACTTCGAATCCGAGCCACAGGTAAAGGGCGTCGGCCGCCACGGCGCAGACAAGGGTGACGACGATGATGGACCCCACGTAGATGAAGGCGGATTTCCTGCCCAGCAACCTGCCGACCATGACCATGGTGGCCGCGTTGGTGGCCGGTCCGGCCAGCAGGAACACCAGCAGCGCTCCGGGAGAAAAGCCCTTCATAGCCAGGGCCGCGGCTATGGGCGTGCTGGCCGTGGCGCAGACGTACATGGGCAGGGCCACGACGAGCATGGCCAGCATGGAGGTGAATCCTCCGCCCGGCAGCGTCTGGCCCAGGTCATCCGGGAGATAGAGCGTGATGATCCCGGCCAGCAGGATTCCAAGGCCGAACCAGGGCGCGATGTCCGCCAGCAGATCGTCGAAGGCGAAGCGCTGGCCGTCGAGAAAGCGTTTCCAGACGGAGGGCGCAGGCGCCTCGCCTTGGCAGGAACAGCACCCGGATGCGCAGCCCTGCCCTGCGCCCGACGGCGCAAGGGTTTGCGGCGGCGCTGGTTCCTGTGTGCTGTCCTTGTCCGCCGCGTCGATGAAGAATCCCGTGACCATGGCCGTCAAAAAGGCGGAAAGGGGCCGCAGCACGGTCATGAGAGGGTCAAGAAGCGCCCAGCTCACGGCTATGGAATCGACGCCGGTCTCGGGAGTGGAAATGAGAAACGAGGCCGTCGCCCCCTTGCCCGCGCCCTGCCGCCGAAGCCCTGCCGCAGCCGGAATGACCCCGCAGCTGCACAGGGGCAGCGGCACCCCGAAGAGCGCCGCCTTGAAAATGTTTCCGGACTGGTTCTTGCCCAGGTGCCTGGCCACCAGATCGGAGGGCACGAACGCGCGCAGGAGTCCGGCCATGAAGAAGCCAAACAGCATCCAGAACGATGAATCGACCAGAATATCCCAGCATGCTTGCAACAATTCGTTCATTCCCCGCACCTCTGTCTGCAGTGATCAAGGGCCATATCGATGAGTTTTTCGACATGCCCGTCGTGAATCGTGTAGAAAATCACCTTGCCCGCCCGCCTGCCGCGCACCAGCCGGGCCGTTCGCAACAGCCGCAACTGATGGGATATGGCCGAAACGGACATGGAAAGCACCGCCGCCAGGTCGCAGACGCACAATTCTCCGAGGCGCAGGGCGTCCATGATCTTGAGCCGCGTCGGATCGGAGATCACGCCCAGAAGCGCGGCGGCTTCGTCCAGCACGCCGTCATCGGTCCTGGCACGCTGCGCCCTTTGCACGTTTTCTTCATGGATACAGCGTACTTCGCAGACATCCTTCATTTTGACTCCTCTGGAACGCAGATTGTGGCGATATCAAACCAACGCTTGAATAGTTGTTCAAGTATTAACTTGGAGTGCGCAGGTCAAGAGCCGCGCCGCACAGATTCTCCTTTCAAGGCGAGGCTCTTTTTCGTAAGATATTGATGCAGCGCACGGCTTTGGCCCGCGAAGCGGCCCCGCATCACATTTTCAATGAACACGAGCACAGATGACTATTCCAGGATCAGATCACTCCGCGCAACCCTTCGACACAAAGGCGCTGGTTCACGTCTTTGAGCAGCTCTGGAAGCATTCCAGCGATCCGTTCTGGATCTGCAGGCCCGTGGACGAGGACTATGAATTGCTGATGGCCAACGATGCCGCGGTCCGTCTGGACGCCAGGCAGGTCCCCGGGAATACGGTGCGCTCCATTGTCGGTTACGCCCTTGCGGGTGATCAGCTCATTTCCGGATATCACGAGTGCATGGCCCGCGGCGAAGCCGTGACCTTTGAACAGCGCCCGGTCCTGAATGGCAGCCAGCGGCTTTTCGAGACACTGCTTGTGCCTGTGAAGGACGAAGCCGGCACGATCACCCACATCTGGGGCATGGCGCGCGACCTGACACGCTTTCTGGTTTCCCAGAACGCGCTGGTGCATTTGAACGAACAGCTTGAAGCCAAGATTCTCCAGCGCACCAGGGAATTGGAAGAGGCGAACCACAGGCTGTCCGAGCTCTCGCTGACCGACGGGCTCACGGGCATCGCCAACCGCCGCAGGTTCGATGCGGCCTTGGCCGAGGAATGGTCCCGGTCCGCGCGAACGGGATCGACACTGGCGCTCATCATGCTCGATATCGATCACTTCAAGAAATACAACGATCACTACGGACACCAGCAGGGAGACGACTGTCTTCGGCGCGTGGCGGAGGTGCTCAGGTCCAGCGCCCGCCGTCAGGGAGACCTTGTGTCGCGCTACGGAGGCGAGGAATTCTGCATGATCCTCCCGGACACGGCCTTGCCGGGGGCGTTTGAAATCGCCGAGCGATTGCGGCGTGAAGTGGAAAACATGGACATGCCGCACGTCTTGTCGGACGTGGGCAGGGTCACGGCCAGCATGGGCGTGGCGGCGAGCATGCCGTGCAAGGCCATGAGCCCTGCCGAGCTGCTGCGCCGTGCCGACGAATCCTTGTATCAGGCCAAGTCCGAGGGCAGAAATTGCGTGCGGGGCGCTTTTTCCTGCGTTGGTTGAAATTCTGTCATGGGCGAAAATTACGCGGATGACATGATCTCATCGTGAAGAAACCTGGGGAAAGCGCAATTTTTTCCAAGACGGCCTCCCCCTCCCTGGTCTATCAGCGTGCCCATGCCCTGTCCGTCCATCAATTTCCTGCATGTTCAGCCCGGTCTCGAAATGAGCCAGGTCGCGCGCAGCAGCCATGTCTTTCCCCGCCATTTCCATGACGACCTCTACGCCATCGGACTCATGCGCCAGGGAGCAAGCTACTGCCTCGGCCCCTCGCATTCCGAGGCCACGGTGCGACAGGGACAGGCGTGTCTGATCAATCCCGGCCAGGTCCACTCCGGCGTGCCGATTTCGGACGATACCATATCCTACACCATGTTCTACCTGCATGCAGACCTGGTCCGGAACATGGCCGAAGACATGAGCCGGCGACCGGGAACGGCACCGGAATTCACGGCCCTGATCTGCGACCGGCCTGATCTTGTCATGTCCCTGCACGGACTGGCGCAGGCCTTGGCCGCAAGCAACGGACTGGCCCGCGAATCGGCCCTGGTCAGAACACTGGGGGATATTCTTGGCGCGCACGGCGGAGTGAAGAGCAAATCCCCGGAGCACGCCCCTGTGCTCGTCCGTCAGGCCACAGAAATACTGCGCTCGAACCTGGAACAAAAAATCACCCTGCGGGCCATGGCCGCCATGCTCGGGATAAGCCAGTATCAGCTGCTGCGCGCCTTCAAGCGCCAGACAGGGGTGCCGCCCCATGTCTTCCGCACCCAGCAGCGCGTGGAGCGGGCCCGGTCCCTGATCCGGCACGGCATGGTCCTGTCGGAGGTGGCGCAGGCCACGGGCTTTTCCGATCAATCCCATTTCAGCAACACATTCAAACTCTACACCGGAGCCACGCCAGGCCAGTATGCGCTTCTGCCCTGAAGCTCTCCGGCCGGTTCATCTTGCGTACGACTCAAGGAGCTTTCATGAAATCCGAATCCCTTTCCATCACCGCCGCCAGCCCCGTCGCCCTGCTGCCAAGGCTCGCCGTGCTCGGTGCGGTGGTGCTCTGGGGCGCGTCCTTTTCGACCATGCGCATCGCCCTTCAGGACCTCCATCCGCTGAGCGTGATGTGGCTGCGCATGATCATCGCCCTAACCTGCATCCTGCCGCTGTACCGGACCGTAAGCCTGTCCGCGTATCGCAAGGGCGACTGGAAGCTGCTGTTGGCCGCCGTCATTTTTCAGCCCTGCCTGTACTTCTGGCTGGAATCCGCGGCCCTGGGGCTGACCACCTCGGCCCAGGCCGGGATCATCTCCGCCTCCGTGCCGCTCCTGGTCGCCGTGGCCGCCTGGATGATCCTCAAAGAACCCATGAGCACGCGCATCACCGCCGGGCTGCTTCTTTCCGTGGCCGGCGTCGCGGTCCTGACCCTCGGCGGACAGGCCACCGAGTCCGCCCCGTCCCCGCTCCTGGGCAACAGCATGGAGTTTCTGGCCATGGTCTGCGCGGCCGCGAACATGATCCTCATCCGCATCCTCGGCAGGCGCTACGACGCCTGGACCCTGACCGTCATGCAGGTCGTCACGGGCTGCCTCTTCTTTTCGCCCGGCATCGCCCATCTGATGGAAGTTCCGGCGGGGACCTTCGACCTGCAACTGGTCCTGATCCTCGTCTTCCTCGGCGCGGGCGTGACGCTTGGCGCTTTCTCCCTCTACAACTGGGCCATAACGCGCATGCCCGCGAGCACGGCTTCGGCGCACATCAACCTCATCCCGGTGGTGGCCGTGGGCTGCGGCTTCGCCGTCCTGGGCGAGACCATGAACCCGCTCCAAATGGCCGCCGCCTGCGTGGTCCTCTTCTCCGTGCTGATGACCCAGAAATTCTGAGCGCAAAAAAAGGGAGCCAGGCTCCCTCTCCTTGCGGACATCATCCTTTCGATTCCGGCGCGAGCGGATCCAGCAACGCCAGAAGTTCAGGCAAGTCCCTGTGCACGGTGTCCCAGACGATATCCATGTCCACATCGTCGTAATCATGGATCATGAGGTTGCGCATTCCGATCATGGCTGCCCAGGGAATTTCGGGATGCAGTTCCCTGGTCTGTGACGAAACGCGCCGCGCCGCTTCACCGTTGACTTCGATGCGCCTGATCACCGCATCCTGACATCGGGTATCGAGCAGGAAATCCTTGAGAGTCAGGTCATCGACATAGGAAAGAGCGAGGCGTGCGGCTTCGGTGATATCGAAAATGTACGCGCGGTCACGATCCATGGAAGACCTCCGCGCTTTGCAGAATCGCATTTCGACGAATGTGATTTCGGCTTTGTTCCAGGCCGCGACGGCTGACCAAGTCAACCTTGCGACCAAAAATCCCTTCCAATTCGTTTTGCATGCGGACCATGTCGAAAAGGGTCGGACGGGCATTTTTTTGAAAGCGGACCAGCACATCGACATCACTGTGAGGTCGAAAATCTTCACGCAGCACGGATCCAAAAAGCGCCAGTTCCGAGACACTCCATTTCAGACAAAAAGCGGCCACCGCCTCCCGGTTCACGGAAATTCCGTGCACTATCGATGCGGGCGTCGCGCTGGACGCATCGAATCCCTGACGTTGCTGGTCCGAAACGTTCATCGCCTGGTTTTTTGCCATGCCTGCCTCCATTTCAGAACAAAGAATGCTTTTTCCGTAAATAAATAAAAAAAGTGTACGAAGAACACGGATTGAAGGCCAGAATTTTCTGAACCAAAGGCGGCTGGACTATGCAATGGGGTTGTTAAAAAAAGGGAGCCTAATGCCCCCTTTTCTCAACGATCCTTCATCAGGATATAGTCCCTTATGTTCGGCCCCACGTAGATCTGACGGGGGCGGTGGATGCGGGTGTTCTCTTCCAGGTGCTGCTCGTGCCAGTGCGCGATCCAGCCCGGCAGGCGGCCGATGGCGAACATGACCGGGAACATGTTCACCGGAATGTTCAGGGCGCGCAGGATCAGTCCGGAATAGAAGTCCACGTTGGGATAGAGCTTGCGCGAGACGAAATAATCGTCATGCAATGCGATCTCTTCAAGCTCCTGGGCGATATCGAGGAACGGGTCCTTGATGTGCAGCGAAGCCAAAAGGTTCGTGGCGCATTCCTTCAAAACCTTGGCCCGGGGGTCGAAGTTCTTGTAGACCCTGTGCCCAAATCCCATCAACCTGAATTCCTTGCGTTTAACCTTTTCGATGCAATCCTTGACGGTGAGATCGCCGTCGCGGATGTTTTCGAGCATCTGCACCACGGCGGAGTTGGCCCCACCGTGCAACCGGCCCCACAGGGCGCAGATGCCGGCCGAGACCGAGGCAAAAAGATTGGCCTCGCTCGATCCGACCATGCGCACCGTGGAACAGGAGCAGTTCTGCTCATGGTCGGCGTGCACCAGCAGGAACTGCGACAGCGCTTTCTGGGCCTCGGGGGTGGGCACGTGCTCCTTGTAGGGCACGGAAAACATCATGTGCAGAAAGTTTTCACAGTAGGAGCGGCTGGGGTCCGGGTAGATGATGGGCAGCCCTGCGGACTTGCGGTAACTGAAAGCCGCGATGGTGCGCACTTTGCTGACCAGCTTGGCCACGGCCTTGCGAAACTCCTCTTCGGTCTGGATGTCCAGCAGATCGGGATTGTAGGCTCCGAGCGAATTGATGACCGCCGAGAGGATGGCCATGGGATGGCCGTTGGGTGGAAAACCCTCGAAGTGGTGCATGAGATCCTCATGCAGCAAGGCCGTGTCGCCGAGCATGGTGCGGAACGCGGCCCGCTCTTCGCGGGTCGGCAGTTCGCCGAAGACAAGCAGCATGACCGTTTCCACGAAGGAACTCTGCCGGGCCAGCTGTTCAATGGGATATCCGCGATAGCGCAGGATCCCCCTCTCCCCGTCCACGAAAGTTATGCCGCTGTAACACGAACCGGTATTGGCGTAGCCCTGGTCCAGGGTAATGACCCCGGCCCGGGTTCGCAGACAGCTCACGTCCACCCCGATCTCGCCTTCGGTGCCGCGCACGATGGGCAGCTCGTAGGTCTGGCCGTCAATGGTCAAAGTGGCTGTATCTTTTTTTTGCATAAATCCTCCTGCAATCTTTCCCCCCGCCAGGAAAAAGACCAGTCTTGAACACGTTCCGAGCCTGCCCACGCTCACGCGGGGGCAGGCTCAGTCTCGCGAAAAAAATCGTTTAACGGAAATCGATTGAATTATCCAGACGGCAAAAAGGCTAGGATTTCGGCTCCCATTCCCACAAAGGCAAACGCATTTCTACCAATTCTTCTTCATAGTTATGCGACACATTCAGGCCGAAGCGCTTGGCCAGACCGATCATGCCCTTGTTGCGCGGCATGGTCTGCCCCTCAAGATAGCGGGTCCCCCGCCCTTTGCAATAGCGGATCATTTTTTCAAACAGCACCGAGCCAAGGCCCGATCCTTTCATGTCCGCGCTGATGATTATGGCGAATTCGGCCGACGAATTATCGGGTTTGGTGGACGTGCGCACCACGCCAAGAGTCTTGGGCTGGCCATCGACGTTCTGGGTGGCGATGAAAGCCATCTCGCGGTCGTAGTCGATCTGCGTGAACTTGGGCATGTCGCTTAAAACGAAATTCTGGACCAGCCCGAAAAAGCGCAGGCGCAAATCCTCCTCGGGCAGGTTGTGGATGAAATCGAGATGGGCCTGGGCATCCTCCGGCCGGATGGGCCGCAGCAGGACCTGCTCGCCGTTCTTGAGGCGCACGCATTCTTCCAGCTCCCGGGGATACGGACGGATGGCCAGTCTTTCCGGTCCCGTGACCAGCGAGGGCTGAATCCAGATCCGCGCGCCCAGGGCCAGCACGCCCAGATCGTCGGCAAAGATCGGGTTCATCTCCAGGGTCACGATCTGGGGCAGGTCAATGACCATCTGACTGATCTGGATGAGGGCCAGACAGATGTCGTCGATGTCCGCCGCGGCCTGACGCCTGGATCCCTGCAGCAATTTGTAGATGCGGGTGCGGGAAATGAGTTCCTTGGCCAGCCCCATGTTCAGCGGGGGCAGGGTCACGGAGTGGTCGTTGATGACCGGCGCGGAAACGCCGCCATGTCCGAAGCGCAGCACCGGACCGAAGACCTTGTCCGTGAAGATGGAAATGAAAAGCTCATGCGCCCCGGGCCTGCGCCCCATTTTCTGGACGGTGAAACCCTCGATGTAGGCGTTGGGAACCTGGGCATGGACGCGCGCCGACATGTTCGCCGCCGCTTCGAAGACCAGATCAGGGGTGGTCAGGTCGAGGGCGATGCCGCCGATGTCGAAAGGCTGGGTGATCTGCGGGGAGCGGATTTTGAGCGCGACCGGAAAGCCGATCTCGGAAGCCGCCTCCACGGCCTGCATGGCCGATTTGCAGATTCTGGTCTCGACCACGGGCACGCCGTAGGCGGCCAGGACCTGCCTTGATTCGTCCTCGGTGAGGTGGTTGCGGTCTTCGTCGAGGGCGGTCTTGATGATCTGAAGGGCGTGCTCCGTGTCCGGAAAAAAGTCCGCCGGCAGGGAATCCGGGGTTTGCATCAGGATCTTCTGCGTGCGTTTGTAGCGCAGCATGTGCAGATAGGCCATGATGGCCTTGCCCGGCCGGTCGAAGACCGGGATGGCGGCCTCTTCGAAAACTTCCTTGGTGTCCTGCACCGTTTCCTCGCCCAGCCAGTTGGCCAGCACCAGGCAGCGGCTGGTCTTGGCCACCTGGGTCACGGCCTGGGCGATCTCAAGGCTCGACGTACCCTGGAAAGGCACATGCAGGATGAGTACGCAGCCCACGTCCGCCGCCCGCACCAACACGCTGAGGACCCGGGCATAGGTGTCGGGGGTGGCATTGTAGGGCAGGGTCACGGGGTTGTCGGAGCAGCGCTCCTGACCCAGGATCTCCTCCAGCTTGAGCTGGGTCTCCTCGTTGATGGCCGCCAGCTCCCCTCCTCCGTTGATGAGGGTGTCGGCGGCCAAAAGGCCGATGCTCTGGCCGTTGGTCATGATGGCCAGGCCGTTGCCGCGCAGAGGCTTGTAGTTGGCCAGGGTGCGGGCGCCCTCGAACAGGGAGTCGATGTCGTCCACGCGGACCATGCCGGCGC is a genomic window of Desulfomicrobium baculatum DSM 4028 containing:
- a CDS encoding HepT-like ribonuclease domain-containing protein, producing MDRDRAYIFDITEAARLALSYVDDLTLKDFLLDTRCQDAVIRRIEVNGEAARRVSSQTRELHPEIPWAAMIGMRNLMIHDYDDVDMDIVWDTVHRDLPELLALLDPLAPESKG
- a CDS encoding citrate synthase produces the protein MQKKDTATLTIDGQTYELPIVRGTEGEIGVDVSCLRTRAGVITLDQGYANTGSCYSGITFVDGERGILRYRGYPIEQLARQSSFVETVMLLVFGELPTREERAAFRTMLGDTALLHEDLMHHFEGFPPNGHPMAILSAVINSLGAYNPDLLDIQTEEEFRKAVAKLVSKVRTIAAFSYRKSAGLPIIYPDPSRSYCENFLHMMFSVPYKEHVPTPEAQKALSQFLLVHADHEQNCSCSTVRMVGSSEANLFASVSAGICALWGRLHGGANSAVVQMLENIRDGDLTVKDCIEKVKRKEFRLMGFGHRVYKNFDPRAKVLKECATNLLASLHIKDPFLDIAQELEEIALHDDYFVSRKLYPNVDFYSGLILRALNIPVNMFPVMFAIGRLPGWIAHWHEQHLEENTRIHRPRQIYVGPNIRDYILMKDR
- a CDS encoding ArsR/SmtB family transcription factor; its protein translation is MKDVCEVRCIHEENVQRAQRARTDDGVLDEAAALLGVISDPTRLKIMDALRLGELCVCDLAAVLSMSVSAISHQLRLLRTARLVRGRRAGKVIFYTIHDGHVEKLIDMALDHCRQRCGE
- the lysA gene encoding diaminopimelate decarboxylase — protein: MHHFQYKNGQLHAEDIAVADLVYEYGTPLYIYSATTLKRHYKAFDSAFDGIDHLTCYSVKANSNLSFLKILAQEGAGTDIVSGGELFRALRAGVDPKKIVYSGVGKKTVEIQEALFADILMFNVESVQELERINDVAGGVDKVARVSLRINPDVDPKTHPYVSTGLKENKFGLSRADALKAYALAQSLPNVEPIGMDCHIGSQLTQLSPFMEALEKLKEFHGQLVQMGIKIKYMDLGGGLGITYNEEAPPHPEELGKALIESLKGLDVTLILEPGRVIAGNTGILVTEVQYTKTNEDKTFVIVDAAMNDLVRPSLYGSYHRIASVREGNGEEMTADVVGPICESGDFLAKNRTFPKVAQGDLLAAFSAGAYGFVMSSQYNSRARAAEIMVEGDKHVLVRKREVYNDLVALEEDGLACIGRLKK
- a CDS encoding nucleotidyltransferase family protein; protein product: MAKNQAMNVSDQQRQGFDASSATPASIVHGISVNREAVAAFCLKWSVSELALFGSVLREDFRPHSDVDVLVRFQKNARPTLFDMVRMQNELEGIFGRKVDLVSRRGLEQSRNHIRRNAILQSAEVFHGS
- a CDS encoding bifunctional acetate--CoA ligase family protein/GNAT family N-acetyltransferase; amino-acid sequence: MSVKHLDLLFKPNSLAIIGASRDPNSVSAILMRNLMSGKFLGPVLPVSGAQEAIFGVLSYVDVASLPLTPDMAIICSPAHEIPDRLVELVDNGTHVAVIMDPGYALLEAKERALMDEKIRKVLREKDIRVLGPGSLGMIVPASGVNASLSRVGAKEGRIAFVTQSDSLFESVLDWARTNNVGFSHCISLGRQLDVDFSCVLDYLGSDPATKAILLYVENIQDARRFMSATRASARNKPILVIRPRRLPCDLRDAASELTEMDQDQIYDAAFRRAGMVRVDDIDSLFEGARTLANYKPLRGNGLAIMTNGQSIGLLAADTLINGGGELAAINEETQLKLEEILGQERCSDNPVTLPYNATPDTYARVLSVLVRAADVGCVLILHVPFQGTSSLEIAQAVTQVAKTSRCLVLANWLGEETVQDTKEVFEEAAIPVFDRPGKAIMAYLHMLRYKRTQKILMQTPDSLPADFFPDTEHALQIIKTALDEDRNHLTEDESRQVLAAYGVPVVETRICKSAMQAVEAASEIGFPVALKIRSPQITQPFDIGGIALDLTTPDLVFEAAANMSARVHAQVPNAYIEGFTVQKMGRRPGAHELFISIFTDKVFGPVLRFGHGGVSAPVINDHSVTLPPLNMGLAKELISRTRIYKLLQGSRRQAAADIDDICLALIQISQMVIDLPQIVTLEMNPIFADDLGVLALGARIWIQPSLVTGPERLAIRPYPRELEECVRLKNGEQVLLRPIRPEDAQAHLDFIHNLPEEDLRLRFFGLVQNFVLSDMPKFTQIDYDREMAFIATQNVDGQPKTLGVVRTSTKPDNSSAEFAIIISADMKGSGLGSVLFEKMIRYCKGRGTRYLEGQTMPRNKGMIGLAKRFGLNVSHNYEEELVEMRLPLWEWEPKS
- a CDS encoding SO_0444 family Cu/Zn efflux transporter encodes the protein MNELLQACWDILVDSSFWMLFGFFMAGLLRAFVPSDLVARHLGKNQSGNIFKAALFGVPLPLCSCGVIPAAAGLRRQGAGKGATASFLISTPETGVDSIAVSWALLDPLMTVLRPLSAFLTAMVTGFFIDAADKDSTQEPAPPQTLAPSGAGQGCASGCCSCQGEAPAPSVWKRFLDGQRFAFDDLLADIAPWFGLGILLAGIITLYLPDDLGQTLPGGGFTSMLAMLVVALPMYVCATASTPIAAALAMKGFSPGALLVFLLAGPATNAATMVMVGRLLGRKSAFIYVGSIIVVTLVCAVAADALYLWLGFEVHGWLENSGAEEGGLLAILAALIMLAVLLRSVLQLAVRRFRLLRS
- a CDS encoding AraC family transcriptional regulator, which produces MPCPSINFLHVQPGLEMSQVARSSHVFPRHFHDDLYAIGLMRQGASYCLGPSHSEATVRQGQACLINPGQVHSGVPISDDTISYTMFYLHADLVRNMAEDMSRRPGTAPEFTALICDRPDLVMSLHGLAQALAASNGLARESALVRTLGDILGAHGGVKSKSPEHAPVLVRQATEILRSNLEQKITLRAMAAMLGISQYQLLRAFKRQTGVPPHVFRTQQRVERARSLIRHGMVLSEVAQATGFSDQSHFSNTFKLYTGATPGQYALLP
- a CDS encoding DMT family transporter — translated: MKSESLSITAASPVALLPRLAVLGAVVLWGASFSTMRIALQDLHPLSVMWLRMIIALTCILPLYRTVSLSAYRKGDWKLLLAAVIFQPCLYFWLESAALGLTTSAQAGIISASVPLLVAVAAWMILKEPMSTRITAGLLLSVAGVAVLTLGGQATESAPSPLLGNSMEFLAMVCAAANMILIRILGRRYDAWTLTVMQVVTGCLFFSPGIAHLMEVPAGTFDLQLVLILVFLGAGVTLGAFSLYNWAITRMPASTASAHINLIPVVAVGCGFAVLGETMNPLQMAAACVVLFSVLMTQKF
- a CDS encoding GGDEF domain-containing protein, coding for MTIPGSDHSAQPFDTKALVHVFEQLWKHSSDPFWICRPVDEDYELLMANDAAVRLDARQVPGNTVRSIVGYALAGDQLISGYHECMARGEAVTFEQRPVLNGSQRLFETLLVPVKDEAGTITHIWGMARDLTRFLVSQNALVHLNEQLEAKILQRTRELEEANHRLSELSLTDGLTGIANRRRFDAALAEEWSRSARTGSTLALIMLDIDHFKKYNDHYGHQQGDDCLRRVAEVLRSSARRQGDLVSRYGGEEFCMILPDTALPGAFEIAERLRREVENMDMPHVLSDVGRVTASMGVAASMPCKAMSPAELLRRADESLYQAKSEGRNCVRGAFSCVG